One segment of Apus apus isolate bApuApu2 chromosome 1, bApuApu2.pri.cur, whole genome shotgun sequence DNA contains the following:
- the EDNRB gene encoding endothelin receptor type B translates to MPVARACRLPALLLLLLLLSSHATAEGHGSLRPAGPGRQSSPVAADAVPPTGGTLAVRGAEPNVSRPAALPKGGGAGGGRPRSASPPMCTGQTEIKETFKYINTVVSCLVFVLGIIGNSTLLRIIYKNKCMRNGPNILIASLALGDLLHIIIDIPINVYKLLAEDWPFGVEMCKLVPFIQKASVGITVLSLCALSIDRYRAVASWSRIKGIGVPKWTAVEIVLIWVISVILAVPEAIAFDMITMEYRGKDLRICLLHPTQKTSFMMFYKQAKDWWLFSFYFCLPLGITAFFYTLMTCEMLRKKSGMQIALNDHLKQRREVAKTVFCLVLVFALCWLPLHLSRILKLTIYDQKDPNRCELLSFFLVMDYIGINMASLNSCINPIALYLVSKRFQNCFKSCLCCWCQSKDLLSLEERQSCLKFKANDHGYDNFRSSNKYSSS, encoded by the exons ATGCCCGTCGCCCGGGCGTGTCGgctgcctgccctcctcctcctcctcctgctcctcagctcccaCGCCACCGCCGAGGGCCACGGCTCCCTGCGCCCGGCGGGCCCGGGCAGGCAGAGCTCACCGGTGGCGGCCGATGCCGTCCCCCCGACGGGCGGGACCCTGGCGGTGAGGGGCGCTGAGCCCAATGTCTCCCGCCCGGCGGCTCTGCCCAAgggcgggggggcgggcggcgggcggccgCGCTCGGCCTCACCCCCGATGTGCACGGGGCAGACGGAGATCAAAGAGACTTTCAAGTACATCAACACAGTGGTGTCCTGCCTGGTCTTCGTCCTGGGCATCATCGGCAACTCCACTCTGCTGCGGATCATCTACAAGAACAAGTGCATGAGGAACGGCCCCAACATTCTTATCgccagcctggccctgggcGACCTGCTCCACATCATCATCGACATTCCCATTAACGTCTACAAG CTGCTTGCAGAGGACTGGCCGTTTGGTGTTGAAATGTGCAAATTAGTACCCTTCATTCAAAAAGCATCAGTGGGCATCACAGTGCTGAGTTTGTGTGCCCTCAGTATAGATAG GTATCGAGCAGTTGCTTCTTGGAGTCGCATTAAAGGAATTGGAGTGCCAAAGTGGACAGCTGTTGAAATTGTACTGATCTGGGTTATATCAGTGATACTGGCTGTTCCAGAAGCTATTGCATTTGACATGATTACAATGGAGTACAGAGGAAAGGATCTGAGAATCTGCCTGCTTCACCCCACACAGAAAACATCCTTTATGATG tTCTACAAGCAGGCTAAAGACTGGTGGCTGTTCAGCTTTTACTTCTGTTTACCACTGGGCATTACAGCATTTTTCTACACTCTCATGACCTGCGAGATGTTACGAAAGAAAAGTGGGATGCAGATTGCTTTAAATGACCACTTAAAACAG agacGTGAGGTGGCCAAAACCGTGTTCTGTCTGGTACTTGTTTTTGCCTTGTGTTGGCTGCCGCTTCACTTAAGCAGAATACTGAAACTCACTATTTATGATCAGAAGGACCCCAACAGATGTGAACTTTTAAG CTTTTTTCTCGTGATGGACTACATTGGTATTAACATGGCTTCACTGAATTCCTGCATCAATCCAATAGCTCTGTATTTAGTGAGCAAAAGATTCCAAAACTGCTTTAAG tCATGCTTGTGTTGCTGGTGCCAATCCAAAGATCTGTTGTCCCTGGAGGAAAGGCAGTCGTGTTTGAAGTTCAAAGCTAATGATCACGGATACGATAATTTCCGCTCCAGTAACAAGTACAGCTCTTCTTAA